Proteins co-encoded in one Corynebacterium tuberculostearicum genomic window:
- the rimP gene encoding ribosome maturation factor RimP: MAFPDAQQLTKLLQPKVAEMGLDVEDIKTTKAGKKSQVIIRIDGDTRPSSDVLEEVSNEISAFFDDKEAHGELNFGAGYTLEVSTPGVDLPLTAPRHWRRNRGRKVSFDLGDGKTQTARIGALNDAADAVILITASKKDVQTRAERLENIARAVVEIEFAQPSEQELVAVQKTFEEAVN; this comes from the coding sequence ATGGCTTTCCCAGATGCACAACAATTGACCAAACTCCTGCAGCCAAAGGTAGCTGAAATGGGGCTGGATGTAGAAGACATAAAAACCACCAAAGCGGGCAAGAAGTCCCAGGTGATCATTCGCATTGATGGGGACACACGTCCTAGCTCCGATGTACTGGAGGAAGTATCCAACGAGATTTCCGCCTTCTTTGATGACAAGGAAGCGCATGGGGAACTCAACTTTGGTGCCGGATACACCCTGGAGGTTTCCACCCCCGGTGTGGACTTGCCGCTAACCGCTCCGCGCCACTGGCGCCGCAACCGCGGGCGCAAGGTCTCCTTCGATCTTGGCGATGGCAAAACCCAGACAGCGCGCATTGGCGCGCTTAACGACGCCGCCGATGCCGTAATTCTTATCACGGCAAGCAAAAAGGACGTGCAGACGCGGGCCGAACGATTGGAAAACATTGCCCGCGCAGTGGTAGAAATTGAATTTGCACAGCCGTCCGAACAGGAGCTGGTGGCAGTGCAAAAGACGTTTGAAGAAGCCGTAAATTAA
- the nusA gene encoding transcription termination factor NusA, translating to MNIDLEALRTIESERNVPVKDLLEAIAGALLYSYLDYRESNAGGKVEGAKSRVDIDATTGAVSVIVSERDPETGEVTTEYDDTPENFGRVGAPAVREAILRKLREAEAERTYDSYSELSGRVVSGIVQRDARANARGIVVVQLGSELESQDGILLPAEQIPGEKLEHGDRIKAYVVGVNRNGAQVQINLSRTHPELVRGLFELEVPEVADGTVEMIAIAREAGHRSKVAVIGHAKGLNAKGACIGPRGQRVNNIMRQLGGEKIDIIDYSEDPTVYVGNALAPSKVVKVTVVDNEAQVARVVVPDYQLSLAIGKEGQNARLAARLTGWKIDIHSDADAN from the coding sequence GTGAATATTGATCTTGAGGCACTTCGTACAATCGAATCCGAGCGCAATGTCCCTGTAAAGGACCTTCTGGAAGCGATTGCGGGTGCCTTGTTGTATTCCTACCTTGACTACCGCGAGTCCAATGCTGGCGGCAAGGTAGAAGGCGCCAAGTCCCGCGTCGATATCGATGCCACTACCGGTGCAGTCAGCGTCATTGTCTCGGAGCGTGACCCAGAAACTGGGGAAGTAACTACCGAATACGATGACACCCCGGAAAACTTTGGACGTGTAGGTGCACCGGCAGTGCGCGAGGCTATCCTTCGCAAGCTGCGCGAGGCCGAGGCGGAGCGCACCTATGATTCCTACTCGGAGCTTTCCGGCCGCGTGGTCAGCGGCATTGTCCAGCGCGATGCGCGCGCTAATGCCCGCGGCATTGTCGTGGTCCAGCTAGGATCTGAGTTGGAATCCCAGGACGGCATTTTGCTGCCGGCCGAGCAGATTCCGGGGGAAAAGCTCGAGCACGGTGACCGTATTAAGGCCTATGTTGTAGGCGTAAACCGCAACGGCGCTCAGGTGCAGATTAACCTTTCGCGTACCCACCCAGAATTGGTCCGTGGTCTCTTTGAACTCGAAGTTCCAGAGGTGGCCGATGGCACCGTAGAAATGATTGCCATCGCCCGTGAGGCGGGCCACCGCTCCAAGGTGGCCGTCATCGGGCATGCCAAGGGCTTGAACGCTAAGGGTGCCTGCATCGGCCCGCGCGGTCAGCGCGTCAATAACATCATGCGCCAGCTCGGTGGCGAAAAGATCGACATCATTGACTACAGCGAGGATCCCACGGTTTACGTGGGCAATGCCTTGGCTCCCTCGAAGGTGGTTAAGGTCACCGTGGTGGACAATGAGGCGCAAGTTGCTCGCGTGGTAGTACCGGACTATCAGCTGTCCCTAGCCATTGGCAAAGAGGGGCAAAATGCACGCCTAGCTGCCCGTTTGACCGGCTGGAAGATCGATATTCATTCGGACGCTGACGCTAATTAA
- a CDS encoding DUF4439 domain-containing protein, whose translation MNRRRIALTLVAATATLPGLAGCQAVDSVVDYFGPRPENRLLALADAAATDALSLSGVDDHAADLRNSQADALYAEIARLCGTNDAGNAPRSCEVERPTKANRAADSGEIMKNAASATTAAVDEVTVESRALVTEQAIALNAWLPGDAPDIPELSQPEQKSAADLLSWEYEQAFGLDFARAYVGPEHEDSVDHRLEVHHRRIDALQESLSRYGNLPQPEPAYSSGDQDLPHDSASALGFIGDLAEQDGRKWYAAASQAAQEETPDQEWVTWLIGIAAESHGMR comes from the coding sequence GTGAACCGCCGACGCATTGCTTTGACCCTCGTAGCCGCAACCGCCACCCTGCCCGGTTTAGCGGGGTGCCAAGCGGTCGATTCCGTCGTCGACTATTTTGGCCCACGGCCGGAAAACAGACTGTTGGCGCTTGCCGACGCCGCCGCAACCGACGCCTTGTCCCTCAGCGGCGTCGATGACCATGCCGCCGACCTGCGCAACTCACAAGCCGATGCGCTTTATGCCGAAATTGCGCGCCTGTGCGGCACCAATGACGCCGGCAATGCCCCACGGTCCTGCGAGGTAGAGCGCCCCACCAAAGCCAACCGCGCTGCGGATTCTGGCGAAATCATGAAAAATGCCGCCTCCGCGACTACCGCAGCAGTCGATGAGGTCACCGTGGAGTCGCGCGCGCTGGTAACCGAACAAGCCATCGCGCTCAATGCTTGGCTTCCCGGCGATGCCCCCGATATCCCAGAGCTTTCTCAACCGGAGCAAAAGAGCGCAGCCGATCTGCTCAGCTGGGAGTATGAGCAGGCCTTCGGTCTGGATTTCGCACGAGCCTACGTAGGCCCCGAACACGAAGATAGTGTGGATCACCGCTTAGAGGTCCACCACCGCCGCATCGATGCCCTCCAGGAGTCATTGAGTCGGTATGGAAACCTGCCGCAACCCGAGCCGGCTTACTCCTCCGGTGACCAGGATCTCCCCCATGATTCCGCGTCTGCGCTGGGCTTTATAGGCGACCTTGCCGAGCAGGACGGCCGCAAGTGGTACGCTGCCGCTTCGCAGGCTGCGCAAGAAGAAACACCGGATCAAGAATGGGTTACGTGGCTCATCGGCATCGCGGCCGAGTCGCACGGAATGCGATAA
- a CDS encoding YlxR family protein: MSERQRLRTCIATRRRLPDTDLLRVVIDRTDPQGRRLVADPHRRLLGRGAWIIPTLSALELAERKRAFKRALRTSAPVDTGQVRRYLDAHSEQVPNAGGSALESYEPELQRKTEH, translated from the coding sequence ATGTCTGAGAGGCAAAGACTCCGGACCTGTATCGCTACTCGCCGCCGCCTGCCAGACACGGACTTGCTTCGGGTGGTCATCGACCGCACTGATCCGCAGGGGCGTCGTCTGGTGGCGGATCCGCACCGCCGGCTTCTCGGCCGTGGGGCCTGGATCATCCCCACTCTTTCTGCACTCGAGCTGGCGGAGCGCAAACGCGCCTTCAAGCGCGCGCTTCGCACGTCCGCACCCGTGGACACAGGTCAGGTACGTCGGTACTTGGATGCGCACAGCGAACAGGTACCGAATGCGGGAGGTTCCGCGTTAGAGTCGTACGAACCAGAGTTACAAAGGAAGACCGAACACTGA
- the infB gene encoding translation initiation factor IF-2 codes for MPGKLRVHELAKQLGVTSKELLATLKEQGEFVKTASSTIEPPVVKKMRAHYEAQSGGDDAAEKKQDNKAAKGAAKSTAKASAPKPGAKSAAPKPGAKSATPKPGAATSGAGKSAAPKPGQGAPKPGQAAAKPGAKPAAPKPSAPTPKPGAKSAAPKPGQGAPKPGQAAGKKSGARPTPGNSMPRPMPKPGGSRRVANNPFSTGGGDSRPGPRPGGSKGQRGGNKPGDNRGKRGGQHEGGNNRQGGNSQGGGGRRPSPAMMPSHPNPASMPSKAPNGGGRGGRGRGGHGGPGRGGPGGGRPGGFRGGGRGGRRGGTAGAFGRPGGAPRKGKKSKRQKRHEYEEQQKHVVGGVRLPDGKGQTVRLRRGASLSDFAEKIGADPASLVQALFNLGEMVTATASVSEDTLQLLGSEINYNVEVVSPEDEDRELLESFDLKFGEDEGDEEALENRPPVVSVMGHVDHGKTRLLDAIRKTNEGAQEEGGITQGIGAYQTTVDVDGERTITFLDTPGHEAFTAMRARGAKSTDLAILVVAADDGVMPQTVEAINHAKAADIPVVVAVNKVDKPEAQPDKIRGQLTEYGLVPEEYGGDTMFVDISAKQGKNIDQLLESVILTADAALELTANPDMNAQGVAIEAHLDRGRGPVATVIVQRGTLHVGDSIVVGDAHGRVRRMLDEFGSDVEEAGPSRPVQVQGLSGVPGAGDNLLVVEDDRVARQIANQRDARKRSALQAKQRKRVSLEDLDKVLQETSTLNLILKGDNAGSVEALEDALLDIKTEDEVELNIIDRGVGAVTETNVSLAAASDAVIIAFNTRAEGKATEMATQEGVDIRYYTIIYKAIEEVEAALKGMLKPIYEERDTGAAEIRALFKSSAVGTIAGCMVTEGKVVRNGKVRLLRDNNVITADAKIESLRHEKDDATEIKAGYECGMVLSYPDIQVGDIIQAYEEVEVPRT; via the coding sequence GTGCCCGGAAAGCTACGTGTTCACGAGCTGGCAAAACAGCTCGGAGTAACCAGCAAGGAACTGCTCGCCACTCTGAAGGAACAGGGTGAGTTTGTAAAGACTGCTTCTTCCACCATCGAACCACCGGTGGTCAAGAAGATGCGAGCTCATTATGAAGCACAGTCCGGTGGCGATGATGCTGCCGAGAAGAAGCAGGACAATAAAGCTGCCAAGGGTGCTGCTAAGAGCACCGCAAAGGCTAGCGCACCTAAACCAGGCGCCAAGTCCGCTGCGCCCAAACCAGGCGCTAAGTCAGCCACCCCGAAGCCGGGTGCGGCCACTTCTGGTGCAGGAAAGTCTGCTGCGCCTAAGCCTGGCCAAGGCGCACCAAAGCCAGGTCAAGCCGCAGCTAAGCCCGGTGCAAAGCCGGCGGCGCCAAAGCCCAGTGCTCCGACACCGAAGCCGGGCGCTAAGTCCGCTGCGCCCAAGCCCGGTCAAGGCGCACCAAAGCCAGGCCAGGCTGCTGGCAAGAAGTCGGGCGCGCGCCCGACCCCAGGCAACTCCATGCCTCGCCCGATGCCAAAGCCAGGCGGCTCCCGCCGCGTAGCTAATAACCCGTTCTCCACGGGTGGTGGCGATAGCCGCCCGGGCCCACGCCCGGGTGGCTCCAAGGGCCAGCGTGGCGGAAATAAGCCAGGCGATAACCGCGGCAAGCGCGGAGGCCAGCACGAGGGCGGAAACAACCGACAGGGTGGCAATAGCCAGGGTGGCGGCGGTCGCCGTCCATCCCCGGCCATGATGCCTTCCCACCCGAACCCCGCATCGATGCCGTCCAAGGCACCGAACGGCGGTGGACGTGGCGGCCGCGGTCGCGGTGGCCACGGCGGACCGGGCCGCGGTGGCCCAGGTGGCGGCCGTCCGGGTGGGTTCCGCGGAGGCGGACGCGGCGGACGTCGCGGTGGCACCGCCGGTGCTTTCGGCCGTCCCGGTGGCGCTCCACGCAAGGGCAAGAAGTCCAAGCGTCAGAAGCGCCATGAGTACGAGGAGCAGCAGAAGCACGTCGTAGGCGGCGTGCGCTTGCCAGACGGCAAGGGCCAAACAGTCCGCCTGCGTCGCGGTGCTTCGCTGTCTGACTTCGCCGAAAAGATCGGTGCGGATCCAGCATCATTGGTGCAGGCACTGTTCAACCTCGGTGAGATGGTGACCGCAACCGCATCAGTATCGGAAGATACGCTGCAGCTGCTCGGCTCCGAGATCAACTACAACGTCGAGGTTGTCTCCCCTGAGGATGAGGACCGCGAGCTGCTTGAGTCCTTCGATCTCAAGTTCGGCGAGGATGAAGGCGACGAGGAAGCACTGGAGAATCGTCCTCCAGTCGTCTCCGTCATGGGTCACGTTGACCACGGTAAGACTCGCCTGTTGGACGCCATCCGTAAGACCAACGAAGGTGCCCAGGAGGAAGGCGGTATTACCCAGGGCATTGGTGCATACCAAACCACGGTAGACGTGGACGGCGAGCGCACAATTACCTTCCTGGACACCCCAGGTCACGAGGCCTTCACGGCCATGCGTGCCCGCGGTGCTAAGTCCACCGACCTGGCCATCCTCGTGGTTGCCGCCGATGACGGCGTCATGCCACAGACCGTGGAGGCCATCAACCATGCCAAGGCTGCCGATATTCCAGTCGTCGTGGCTGTGAACAAGGTGGATAAGCCGGAGGCTCAGCCGGATAAAATCCGTGGCCAGCTCACCGAGTACGGCCTGGTTCCGGAGGAGTACGGTGGCGACACCATGTTCGTGGACATTTCCGCGAAGCAGGGCAAGAATATTGACCAGTTGCTCGAGTCCGTCATTCTGACCGCGGATGCCGCCTTGGAGTTGACCGCTAACCCAGACATGAACGCACAGGGCGTGGCCATTGAGGCACACTTGGACCGCGGCCGTGGCCCGGTTGCGACGGTCATCGTCCAGCGCGGTACCTTGCACGTGGGGGACTCCATCGTCGTCGGCGATGCGCACGGTCGCGTCCGCCGCATGCTCGATGAGTTCGGCAGCGACGTCGAAGAGGCCGGTCCATCCCGTCCGGTGCAGGTCCAGGGTCTATCCGGTGTGCCGGGCGCCGGCGATAATCTGCTGGTCGTAGAAGATGACCGCGTTGCCCGTCAGATTGCTAACCAGCGTGATGCTCGCAAGCGCTCTGCCCTACAGGCAAAGCAGCGCAAGCGCGTCTCCTTGGAGGATCTGGACAAGGTATTGCAGGAGACTTCTACCCTCAACCTCATCCTCAAGGGCGACAACGCCGGTTCCGTCGAGGCACTGGAAGACGCCCTGCTGGATATCAAGACCGAGGACGAAGTCGAGCTCAACATCATCGACCGTGGTGTGGGCGCCGTGACCGAGACCAACGTTTCTCTCGCAGCGGCTTCCGACGCCGTCATTATTGCCTTTAACACTCGTGCGGAAGGCAAGGCAACGGAGATGGCCACCCAAGAGGGCGTGGATATTCGTTACTACACGATCATCTACAAGGCCATCGAAGAGGTCGAGGCTGCGCTCAAGGGCATGCTCAAGCCGATTTACGAGGAACGCGACACCGGTGCGGCCGAAATCCGCGCACTGTTCAAGTCCTCCGCGGTCGGTACCATCGCCGGCTGCATGGTTACCGAGGGCAAGGTTGTCCGCAACGGCAAGGTTCGCCTGCTGCGCGATAACAACGTCATCACTGCCGACGCCAAGATTGAATCCTTGCGCCATGAAAAAGATGACGCAACCGAAATCAAGGCCGGCTACGAGTGCGGTATGGTGCTCTCTTACCCGGATATTCAGGTAGGCGACATCATCCAGGCCTACGAAGAGGTCGAGGTTCCGCGTACCTAG